The DNA segment ATCGACAACGTGCCGGAGCGGGTGTCTGAGCTGGGCGACCTGTGGAAGCCGCTCCTCGGCGCGAAGGGCCGAACGGCCCTGGAGAAGTTCCTGTGACGCTTCCGATCCGCCGTCCCTTCCCGCCGATGGAGGCGCGGTCCGTGGACGTCATCCCCGTCGGGCCGGAATGGGAGTACGAGCCCAAGTGGGACGGCTTCCGGTGTCTGGCGTTTCGCGACGGAGCATCGGTGGCGCTTCAGTCGAAGGCGGGCGAGCCGCTCGAGCGCTATTTCCCGGAGATGGTGGAGGCGCTTCTACGGGTCAAGGCGGAGCGCTTCGTGCTCGACGGCGAGATCGTGGTTCCGAGCGGCAAATCCCTCTCGTTCGACGATCTCCTGATGCGCATCCATCCCGCGGAGAGCCGGGTGCGGAAGCTCGCGGCCGAGACCCCTTCGATGCTGATCGCGTTCGACCTCCTGGTGGACGACACCGGAACGTCCCTCGTGCCGCTCCCCCTGACCGAGCGGCGGCCGCGGCTGGAGGCGTTCGCCGCGCGCTTCCTCAAGGGACACCCCTCCATCCGGCTCTCCCCGGCCTCGGCCGATCCGCGCGACGCGATGCGATGGTATGAGAAGACCCGGGGTGCCCTGGACGGGGTGATCGCCAAGCGCCGCGATCTTCCCTATCGATCGGGGGACCGCAGCGGCATGGTCAAGATCAAGCAGCGGCGCACCGCCGACTGCGTCGTGGGCGGGTT comes from the Candidatus Binatia bacterium genome and includes:
- a CDS encoding ATP-dependent DNA ligase — encoded protein: MTLPIRRPFPPMEARSVDVIPVGPEWEYEPKWDGFRCLAFRDGASVALQSKAGEPLERYFPEMVEALLRVKAERFVLDGEIVVPSGKSLSFDDLLMRIHPAESRVRKLAAETPSMLIAFDLLVDDTGTSLVPLPLTERRPRLEAFAARFLKGHPSIRLSPASADPRDAMRWYEKTRGALDGVIAKRRDLPYRSGDRSGMVKIKQRRTADCVVGGFRYASKGKGEVGSLLLGLYDDQGLLHHVGFTSGLSAEDKKALVPKLEALVKPPGFTGNAPGGPSRWSTERSAEWQPLQPKLVVEVEYDHVSGGRFRHGTKLVRWRPDKAPKQCTFEQIERPEGSLLPLLGEGPRTARAKASPKKR